From Plasmodium brasilianum strain Bolivian I chromosome 7, whole genome shotgun sequence, the proteins below share one genomic window:
- a CDS encoding polyadenylate-binding protein 2 — translation MNSDKGKNDGGNFKVQVDDINNIDKEFSDLQKLKMMNEGAEMQMNQSGALDSHEMEQEEINNRSIFVGNVDYSTQPEELQSLFSECGLINRVTILVNKNTGHSKGYAYIEFADASSVRTALSLSESFFKKRQIKVNPKYACCKVPYVVCSKRRNIPGFNRPRISAFRGRSMKTILNGRGRQPSFRPFYRGRGAYKKIVTNPYERA, via the exons ATGAATTCTGACAAGGGGAAAAATGATGGGGGGAATTTTAAAGTACAAGTAgatgatataaataacattGATAAGGAATTTAGTGACCTACAAAAATTGAAA atgaTGAATGAAGGTGCTGAGATGCAGATGAATCAGTCCGGTGCTCTCGATTCACATGAAATGGAGCaagaagaaataaacaaCAGATCTATATTTGTtggaaat GTTGATTATTCTACACAGCCAGAAGAATTGCAGTCATTATTTTCAGAATGCGGATTAATAAATAGAGTAACCATAttagttaataaaaatacaggCCATTCCAAGGG ATATGCGTACATCGAATTTGCCGATGCTTCATCCGTCCGAACAGCTTTATCCCTTTCCGAATCgttctttaaaaaaagacaaataaAAGTTAACCCAAAATATGCATGTTGTAAAGTGCCATatgtt GTTTGTAGTAAGAGAAGAAACATACCCGGATTTAATAGGCCCAGAATTAGTGCTTTTAGAGGAAGATCAATGAAAACAATATTAAACGGAAGGGGAAG GCAACCTAGCTTTAGACCATTTTATAGAGGAAGAGGAGCTTATAAAAAGATTGTTACCAACCCATATGAAAGAGCATAA